From Vitis vinifera cultivar Pinot Noir 40024 chromosome 5, ASM3070453v1, the proteins below share one genomic window:
- the LOC100251024 gene encoding multiple organellar RNA editing factor 2, chloroplastic — protein sequence MAAAVAPAINTTMSPLVLSKRFVSSTSHPRLLLTRRPSVQFSRALRVVSPGSAGSSRFTPVRCRVNRSGDSYSPLNSGSNFSDRPPTEMAPLFPGCDYEHWLIVMDKPGGEGATKQQMIDCYIQTLAKVVGSEEEAKKKIYNVSCERYFGFGCEIDEETSNKLEGLPGVLFVLPDSYVDPEYKDYGAELFVNGEIVQRSPERQRRVEPAPQRAQDRPRYNDKTRYVRRRENMR from the exons ATGGCGGCGGCTGTAGCTCCAGCCATCAACACCACCATGTCTCCCCTCGTACTCTCTAAACGCTTCGTCTCTTCTACTTCTCATCCTAGGTTACTCCTCACTCGTAGGCCTTCGGTTCAGTTCTCCCGTGCCCTTCGAGTGGTTTCACCCGGCTCAGCAGGTTCGAGCCGCTTCACACCGGTACGCTGCCGGGTGAATCGGTCCGGCGACTCCTACTCGCCGCTCAACTCCGGCTCCAACTTCAGCGACCGGCCTCCGACCGAGATGGCGCCGCTGTTTCCCGGCTGCGACTACGAGCACTGGCTCATCGTCATGGATAAGCCTGGCGGGGAGGGCGCAACTAAGCAGCAGATGATTGATTGCTACATTCAAACCCTAGCTAAAGTTGTTGGAAG TGAAGAGGAAGCAAAGAAGAAGATTTACAATGTTTCATGTGAAAGATATTTTGGATTCGGTTGTGAGATTGATGAGGAGACCTCAAATAAGCTCGAAG GCTTGCCTGGTGTCCTGTTTGTGCTCCCAGATTCATACGTTGATCCTGAGTATAAGGACTATGGAG CTGAGTTGTTCGTGAATGGGGAGATCGTACAAAGATCTCCTGAAAGACAGAGGAGGGTTGAACCAGCTCCCCAAAGAGCTCAAGACAGACCAAGATACAATGACAAAACCCGGTACGTGAGGCGAAGAGAAAACATGCGGTGA